A genomic stretch from Erysipelothrix sp. HDW6C includes:
- the murD gene encoding UDP-N-acetylmuramoyl-L-alanine--D-glutamate ligase, translating into MKALVIGGARSGIAVAHLLNREGYAVTLTTNQTFDQIQELKDAGITISLDDRDMSLVDDYDIVVKNPGIPNEHPLVLQFPVVLNEIEVATRFSQSYNYYAVSGTNGKTTTVTLLHEMLLAKASSALLAGNVGYALSDAVFRDRDFVRDVALEISAFQMEGTPTFAPKVYGLLNLSPDHLDRYASVQDYYDAKLSILPRVGTFVRNIDDANIASLTHEFQGNVIDISLTSNADVMMVDGVIVYDGIPLFNRKDLKLVGDHNVMNAAMAATIAYLAGVSIADIANVIASFAGVEHRIEFVAEIDSIRYYNDSKATNPESTEVCLRAFDQPIILLAGGYDKHISFEILRPYTHKIKKLFVFGESAQQIEEIFPDAFVVKTMKEAFDSAKNVANSGDIVVLSPACASYDQFDNFEQRGNIYKEYVKTLQ; encoded by the coding sequence ATGAAAGCACTTGTAATCGGAGGGGCACGTTCTGGCATTGCAGTTGCACACCTTCTTAATCGCGAAGGGTATGCTGTGACACTCACAACCAATCAAACATTTGACCAAATTCAAGAACTTAAAGATGCAGGGATCACGATTTCCCTTGATGATCGTGATATGAGTCTTGTAGATGATTACGACATCGTCGTAAAGAATCCAGGAATACCAAATGAGCATCCGCTTGTTTTGCAGTTTCCAGTAGTTCTTAATGAAATTGAAGTCGCAACGCGATTCAGCCAATCGTATAACTATTATGCAGTTTCTGGTACCAATGGAAAAACAACAACGGTAACATTGCTTCATGAGATGTTGCTTGCTAAGGCGTCCAGTGCACTCCTTGCAGGAAACGTTGGGTATGCTTTGAGCGATGCTGTTTTTCGGGATCGAGATTTCGTACGTGATGTAGCATTGGAAATATCAGCATTCCAAATGGAGGGAACACCAACATTTGCGCCGAAAGTTTATGGATTACTTAACTTAAGCCCGGATCACTTGGACCGCTATGCGAGTGTGCAAGATTACTATGATGCGAAATTGAGTATTTTGCCTCGGGTCGGTACGTTTGTAAGGAACATTGATGATGCGAATATTGCGTCATTAACACACGAATTTCAAGGAAATGTAATTGATATTTCTCTTACAAGTAATGCAGATGTTATGATGGTCGATGGTGTCATAGTTTACGATGGGATACCATTGTTTAACCGTAAAGATTTGAAACTTGTAGGAGATCATAATGTGATGAACGCAGCTATGGCTGCGACAATTGCTTACCTTGCTGGTGTATCAATTGCTGATATTGCAAACGTCATTGCATCATTTGCAGGCGTAGAGCACCGCATTGAATTTGTTGCTGAGATAGATTCGATACGATACTATAACGATTCAAAAGCAACAAACCCAGAATCCACAGAAGTTTGCCTTCGTGCATTTGATCAACCCATTATTTTACTCGCTGGTGGTTACGATAAGCATATTTCTTTTGAAATATTACGTCCATATACCCACAAAATAAAGAAATTATTTGTTTTTGGTGAAAGTGCACAACAAATAGAAGAAATTTTTCCCGATGCTTTTGTTGTCAAAACAATGAAAGAAGCATTCGATTCAGCCAAAAATGTCGCTAACAGTGGAGATATTGTTGTTCTATCGCCCGCGTGTGCAAGTTATGACCAATTTGATAATTTTGAGCAACGTGGTAACATATATAAGGAATACGTGAAAACTCTTCAATAA
- the mraY gene encoding phospho-N-acetylmuramoyl-pentapeptide-transferase has product MEKAIFAMIASAVVGVFVYPKFIEFLESKGSKQEVNEFAPDAFKEKKKTVTFGGAVFVAVPIIVMVILNGFTLNRDLFLLIMVYGSYALIGFVDDYKIVTEGKNDGISAKTKMAAQLGLSVVFYAVYILTGGDNMLSIPFLKTPINLGIFYLPLVMFMLSGASNAVNLTDGMDGLAGGTSLIAFIPFAYYAYKVGNFGVLLFILAIIGGLIAFLFFNRKPARIFMGDVGSLALGAALAAVAIVLGKEVILVVVAGVFVFETLCVIIQKISWKLRKKRIFRFTPIHYSFTLNGWDEADVVNMFYGIGLVCMVIGFVLLSLS; this is encoded by the coding sequence ATGGAAAAAGCAATATTCGCGATGATAGCGTCGGCAGTTGTAGGAGTCTTCGTCTATCCGAAATTCATTGAATTCTTAGAAAGTAAGGGTTCAAAGCAAGAAGTAAATGAGTTTGCACCCGATGCATTTAAAGAAAAAAAGAAAACTGTAACATTTGGTGGTGCAGTGTTTGTCGCTGTTCCGATAATCGTTATGGTGATCCTAAATGGCTTTACACTGAATCGTGATCTGTTTTTGCTCATTATGGTCTATGGTAGCTATGCTCTTATTGGATTTGTTGATGATTATAAGATTGTTACCGAAGGAAAGAATGATGGAATTTCTGCTAAAACAAAAATGGCTGCTCAACTAGGATTGTCTGTTGTATTTTATGCAGTTTACATCCTTACTGGAGGCGATAATATGCTTTCAATTCCTTTTCTTAAAACACCCATTAACCTTGGCATATTCTACTTACCGTTGGTAATGTTTATGCTGTCAGGAGCATCCAATGCTGTAAACTTAACAGATGGTATGGATGGTCTTGCTGGGGGGACATCGCTTATCGCTTTCATTCCTTTTGCTTACTATGCTTACAAGGTTGGTAACTTTGGGGTGCTTCTCTTTATTCTTGCAATAATCGGAGGGTTGATTGCTTTCCTATTTTTCAATCGAAAACCTGCGCGCATCTTTATGGGTGATGTTGGTTCTTTAGCACTTGGTGCAGCGCTTGCTGCCGTCGCTATTGTCTTAGGAAAAGAAGTAATTCTTGTTGTCGTTGCCGGAGTTTTTGTATTTGAAACACTGTGTGTAATTATTCAAAAGATATCATGGAAACTACGAAAAAAACGAATCTTCCGTTTTACACCCATTCATTACAGTTTCACACTAAATGGTTGGGATGAAGCGGATGTTGTTAATATGTTCTATGGAATCGGTTTGGTTTGCATGGTAATAGGCTTTGTCCTATTGAGTCTCTCATGA
- a CDS encoding penicillin-binding protein, with product MKRKTNLKVFIMSIVMALIFVIVSANIFIVAVFGYHLNSGTDIKAEINGIQDVTNILYGERGLILDKNGAVLAHDVTAYLLSANIDPDRVGANGEPAHIVDKEEGARIISEIINKPYDDVLGILNSDAKQVEFGFEGKAISASQKEQLENSGLKGLGFQEVLTRVYPGRDFASKLIGYTGYDDETESIKGMMGLEGKYNDYLTGVDGYESYQQDRDGYKLRSVEVRKRDSKNGKNIKLTLDTNIQYQLEDSLKGIVNDPNVKASAAWGIVVEAKTGRVLGWGEYPGLDPDNPNNTYEDGVSQWTYEPGSTMKTFSVASAIDTGKWDDAETFYSGAFYVGDSDGKAVRLSDPDNAIHTITNAGEINYGSIPYDYGYAISSNVMIAELMTNKLDYNVYMEYLRKLKFFSPLETEGISGYAGDSGADDVSVLGTITNAFGQGMTVTMAQMAQAYTSVMGDGSVIQPYFIDSITDPVTNEVLFQGQTKNLGAVYKPETAQHMRDLMRLVVTKGSARRFDIPEIEVIGKTGTAQMVVDGVYSPTQYIFSSALGFPYDDPEVIVYTAYIANYGHDVDYSAVHVNKVVKTAVNSLSLGQEKGNEVVTEVKPVKVDNYVNINANTAAETLKGKGMNPIIIGNGTQVISQFPTYGYEMITGERIMLYTGGTEITMPDMTGWSYKEVTSFWSLTGVSVEITGFGFTTTQSIPAGTVLTQDSVISVNLQ from the coding sequence TTGAAACGGAAAACTAATCTCAAAGTATTTATTATGTCTATCGTAATGGCACTCATCTTTGTTATTGTGAGTGCCAATATTTTTATTGTTGCGGTATTTGGTTATCACTTGAACTCAGGGACTGACATCAAGGCAGAAATAAACGGAATCCAAGATGTCACAAACATTCTGTACGGAGAGCGTGGTCTTATTCTTGATAAAAATGGTGCAGTACTCGCCCATGATGTTACTGCGTATCTTTTGAGCGCAAATATTGATCCTGATCGCGTTGGCGCAAACGGTGAACCAGCCCATATTGTCGACAAAGAAGAAGGCGCGCGTATCATATCAGAGATTATTAATAAACCCTATGACGACGTATTAGGGATTTTAAATTCTGATGCGAAACAAGTTGAGTTTGGCTTTGAAGGTAAAGCCATCTCGGCAAGTCAAAAAGAACAACTCGAGAATTCAGGTCTTAAAGGTCTGGGATTTCAGGAAGTGCTGACACGTGTATATCCTGGACGTGACTTTGCATCAAAGCTTATCGGATATACCGGTTATGATGATGAAACTGAGTCAATAAAAGGTATGATGGGGCTTGAAGGAAAGTATAATGACTACCTTACAGGAGTTGACGGATACGAGAGTTACCAACAGGATCGCGATGGCTATAAATTGCGTTCTGTAGAAGTACGAAAACGTGATAGTAAAAACGGAAAAAACATCAAACTTACTCTTGACACAAACATTCAGTATCAATTAGAGGATTCCCTTAAAGGGATCGTTAATGATCCCAATGTTAAGGCAAGTGCCGCTTGGGGGATTGTTGTTGAGGCGAAAACTGGCCGAGTACTTGGATGGGGTGAATACCCTGGACTGGATCCAGATAATCCAAACAATACCTATGAAGACGGTGTTTCACAGTGGACCTACGAACCTGGATCAACGATGAAAACATTCTCTGTTGCGTCCGCCATTGACACTGGAAAATGGGATGATGCGGAAACATTCTACTCCGGAGCATTTTACGTTGGTGATAGTGATGGGAAAGCGGTACGCTTGTCTGATCCGGACAATGCGATTCATACAATTACAAATGCGGGTGAAATAAACTATGGTTCAATTCCATATGATTATGGTTATGCGATTTCATCAAACGTTATGATTGCTGAATTGATGACAAACAAACTTGATTACAATGTATATATGGAATATCTTAGAAAACTGAAGTTCTTCTCACCATTGGAGACAGAAGGAATCTCAGGGTATGCAGGAGATTCGGGTGCAGATGACGTATCAGTCTTGGGTACCATAACAAATGCCTTTGGCCAAGGGATGACTGTTACAATGGCGCAAATGGCGCAAGCGTACACATCTGTGATGGGTGATGGCAGTGTTATTCAACCATACTTTATCGATTCAATTACAGACCCAGTTACAAATGAAGTTCTCTTTCAAGGACAAACAAAGAATCTAGGGGCGGTCTATAAACCGGAAACGGCACAACACATGCGCGATCTTATGCGCTTGGTTGTGACAAAAGGATCGGCACGTCGTTTCGATATTCCTGAAATTGAAGTAATCGGAAAAACCGGTACCGCACAGATGGTAGTTGATGGTGTATATTCACCAACACAATACATCTTCTCAAGTGCATTAGGGTTTCCTTACGATGATCCAGAAGTCATCGTATACACAGCCTACATTGCAAATTATGGACATGATGTTGACTATTCGGCAGTCCATGTGAACAAAGTTGTTAAGACGGCCGTAAACTCACTAAGTTTAGGCCAAGAAAAAGGAAATGAAGTTGTTACAGAGGTAAAACCAGTTAAAGTTGACAACTATGTAAATATTAATGCCAATACCGCTGCTGAAACGCTAAAAGGTAAAGGTATGAATCCAATAATCATTGGGAATGGCACACAAGTAATCTCGCAGTTCCCAACATATGGTTATGAAATGATTACTGGGGAACGTATCATGCTCTATACAGGGGGAACTGAAATCACCATGCCGGACATGACGGGATGGTCATACAAAGAAGTTACAAGTTTTTGGAGTTTGACAGGAGTGAGTGTTGAGATCACTGGGTTTGGTTTTACCACGACACAATCCATTCCTGCCGGAACAGTATTGACACAAGATTCAGTAATTAGTGTCAATTTACAATAG
- a CDS encoding cell division protein FtsL gives MAKHVIVKKRKKIRWSGLVGTVFTLALLLAFGTQVFVRTMNQSLANDIQDIENQVAQIKTENEAVKSEILALQDTNRVVAIAAEAGLKASENTVTVRGE, from the coding sequence ATGGCAAAGCATGTAATCGTTAAAAAGAGAAAAAAAATCAGATGGAGTGGACTTGTGGGTACCGTATTTACGCTTGCACTCTTGCTCGCATTTGGTACGCAGGTGTTTGTGAGAACCATGAATCAAAGCCTTGCAAATGACATTCAAGATATTGAAAATCAAGTAGCACAGATTAAAACAGAAAATGAAGCTGTAAAGTCCGAAATCTTAGCACTTCAAGATACAAACCGTGTTGTCGCAATCGCCGCAGAAGCAGGCCTTAAAGCAAGCGAAAATACCGTTACAGTTAGAGGCGAGTAG
- the rsmH gene encoding 16S rRNA (cytosine(1402)-N(4))-methyltransferase RsmH codes for MKHISVMLEETIALLNVKPDGIYVDATLGAGGHSYEICKQLTTGRLIGFDKDFDAIERTKKRLAEFGDTVTYVQGSYTQLTEKLDELGITEVDGVLFDLGVSSPQFDDPERGFSYRFDARLDMRMDQTQALSAYEVVNNYSEEDLIRILKEHSEERYAHAIVKHILRRRPVTTTFELVECIKAAYPAKELKKGHPAKKTFQALRIEVNNEFAEAKDAVDQAVNLIKVGGRVVVITFHSIEDRIVKTIFNNYGKPAKVNPRIPVVQEEILHYKLISKGTKASKWELEDNNRAHSAILRGIERVV; via the coding sequence ATGAAACATATATCGGTAATGTTAGAAGAAACGATTGCTTTGCTTAATGTGAAACCTGACGGAATATACGTCGACGCAACATTGGGTGCAGGTGGTCACAGTTATGAAATATGCAAACAATTAACAACAGGTCGTCTTATCGGCTTTGATAAAGATTTTGATGCAATTGAACGAACAAAAAAACGTTTGGCGGAATTTGGAGATACTGTAACTTATGTTCAAGGAAGTTACACTCAACTCACAGAAAAACTCGATGAACTAGGGATTACAGAAGTTGATGGTGTGTTATTCGATCTCGGCGTATCATCGCCACAGTTTGATGATCCAGAACGCGGATTCAGCTATCGCTTTGATGCACGCTTGGATATGCGTATGGATCAAACACAAGCATTGAGTGCTTACGAAGTTGTCAACAACTACAGTGAAGAAGACCTCATTCGAATTCTTAAAGAACATTCTGAAGAACGCTATGCACACGCAATTGTGAAGCACATTCTCAGAAGACGTCCGGTAACAACGACATTCGAGTTGGTTGAATGCATCAAGGCGGCATATCCTGCGAAAGAACTTAAAAAAGGACATCCAGCCAAGAAAACATTTCAAGCATTACGAATTGAAGTAAACAACGAATTTGCAGAAGCAAAAGACGCAGTTGATCAAGCCGTAAACCTCATCAAGGTCGGTGGCAGGGTTGTGGTAATCACATTCCATTCGATTGAGGATCGCATTGTTAAAACAATTTTCAATAATTATGGAAAACCTGCAAAAGTGAATCCTCGGATTCCAGTCGTTCAAGAAGAGATATTACATTACAAATTAATTTCGAAAGGAACAAAGGCTTCCAAATGGGAACTGGAAGATAACAACAGAGCGCATAGCGCAATACTAAGGGGTATTGAAAGGGTGGTATAA
- the mraZ gene encoding division/cell wall cluster transcriptional repressor MraZ, translated as MFIGEYQHNIDGKGRIIVPAKFREELGDTMIVTRWLDGCLAIYTLEQWQQVYENLKRLPSTKREARMYTHMIMSKAAECDIDNQGRIRIPSHLSQEAALTKNCVLVGVSDHVEIWDKERWDTYYATASENFEEIAESLTEFFE; from the coding sequence ATGTTTATTGGTGAATATCAACACAATATCGATGGCAAAGGACGAATCATTGTACCCGCAAAATTCCGAGAGGAACTGGGAGACACAATGATTGTTACCCGTTGGCTCGATGGATGCTTAGCGATTTACACACTTGAGCAATGGCAACAAGTCTATGAAAACCTCAAACGTTTACCTTCCACCAAACGTGAGGCTCGGATGTATACACATATGATTATGTCGAAGGCAGCTGAGTGTGACATAGACAATCAAGGAAGAATTCGCATTCCTTCACATTTATCGCAAGAAGCGGCACTTACTAAAAACTGCGTACTCGTAGGAGTGAGTGATCACGTTGAGATTTGGGATAAAGAGCGATGGGATACATACTACGCAACAGCGAGTGAGAATTTTGAAGAGATCGCTGAATCTCTCACGGAGTTTTTCGAATGA
- the murJ gene encoding murein biosynthesis integral membrane protein MurJ, producing the protein MKKITIVVMFITILSKILGFGRDIAMSSTYGVSAITDAFNLANTIPSSVLAVVGAALVTGIIPMLTRLSKESKERTNRFTSNVLNIMLVFCAVMMLIMFIVPEFVIFIFASKLSAEAVAYAVPFLRVISLGLFSIAIVQLGTGFLNVKKNFIIPALVTLPANIVIIAAIFLSRSTGNIMLLAYGQLAALLLQAVIIIVYMIKSDFKYYALIDFKDGDLRLMISLALPLLLSAFLGQFNDIVMKNYASGLHADGTGGYSYMTYATKLIGFVSGIFISAILNVTYPTIAHNVVEGDNKKINKSINDAVLMISVFVIPAMVGFVTLAHEIVEFVFLNGKMTPADIDIIVPIFIFDSLVLFAMAIRELLFRIHYAYHDMKSPVKNTVLVSITFVIGMFIFTRVFGYFGQPLAGLSFAYSLSAIIACFPIYKSAKRLIGKVYPQFIIRDLLKIIAASLIMGIVALLVKGPIAGFMPGKMGTIVVIAVAGLTYIIGLIALRTRFVLNLVGSFINR; encoded by the coding sequence ATGAAAAAAATAACAATCGTTGTAATGTTTATTACAATCTTGTCGAAAATTTTAGGTTTTGGACGAGATATTGCGATGTCGAGCACATATGGTGTTAGTGCGATTACAGATGCGTTTAACCTAGCGAATACAATTCCTTCCAGTGTTCTTGCGGTGGTTGGAGCAGCTTTGGTAACTGGAATTATTCCAATGCTGACGCGATTAAGTAAAGAAAGCAAAGAACGTACCAATCGATTCACAAGCAATGTTTTGAATATCATGCTTGTATTCTGTGCTGTCATGATGCTCATCATGTTCATCGTACCAGAATTTGTTATCTTTATATTTGCATCGAAACTATCCGCAGAAGCGGTAGCGTATGCAGTACCGTTCTTGCGGGTTATATCTTTGGGCCTCTTCTCAATTGCGATTGTGCAACTTGGAACTGGTTTCTTAAATGTTAAAAAGAATTTTATTATTCCAGCTCTCGTTACACTTCCAGCAAACATCGTAATTATTGCGGCAATATTCTTATCACGATCCACTGGCAATATTATGTTGCTTGCCTATGGTCAATTGGCAGCTTTATTGTTACAAGCAGTAATTATTATCGTATATATGATTAAATCAGACTTTAAATACTATGCGCTTATTGACTTCAAAGATGGTGATTTACGTCTTATGATTAGCTTGGCTTTACCATTGCTCTTGTCCGCTTTCCTTGGACAATTCAATGATATTGTCATGAAGAACTATGCCTCCGGTTTGCATGCAGACGGAACCGGTGGTTATAGTTATATGACTTACGCTACGAAATTGATTGGTTTTGTATCGGGGATCTTCATTTCAGCAATTCTGAATGTTACTTACCCTACAATAGCGCATAATGTTGTAGAGGGTGATAATAAGAAAATCAACAAGTCAATTAATGATGCAGTCCTCATGATTTCGGTCTTTGTAATTCCAGCCATGGTTGGGTTTGTTACCTTGGCTCACGAAATTGTCGAGTTTGTATTCCTAAATGGGAAAATGACACCTGCTGATATTGATATTATCGTTCCAATCTTTATATTCGATTCGCTTGTCTTATTTGCCATGGCAATTCGAGAACTCTTATTTAGAATACATTATGCTTATCATGACATGAAGTCACCAGTGAAGAACACTGTCTTAGTCAGTATCACATTTGTAATTGGAATGTTCATATTCACACGTGTGTTCGGCTACTTTGGTCAACCACTTGCAGGGTTATCATTTGCGTATTCATTGTCCGCAATTATTGCCTGTTTCCCAATATACAAGAGCGCGAAGCGTTTGATTGGGAAAGTTTATCCACAGTTTATTATTCGTGATCTCTTAAAGATTATTGCGGCATCCCTTATTATGGGAATCGTTGCACTTTTAGTAAAAGGTCCGATTGCTGGGTTCATGCCAGGTAAAATGGGCACAATTGTTGTGATTGCTGTTGCTGGATTAACCTATATCATTGGTCTAATCGCACTAAGAACACGCTTTGTATTGAACTTAGTTGGTAGTTTCATAAATCGTTAA
- the murB gene encoding UDP-N-acetylmuramate dehydrogenase, with product MTEYFVMKDASLKRYNTLRLDVKAALVVLPQSVEGMVAALRDFKDREIVIIGNGSNMMFDRDHYDENTVFIVTILLNDIELVNGEIVTEAGTRLNRLAWFACEQSLGGLEFCEDIPGTMGGALIMNAGQWQYAIGQYVKWVDVYNFETDAVERIIPDEDFFAYRHSKLTQMPVFILRAGLEAREGDYNEALEKMLYYRHERYVKQPRNFANAGSVFKRPKDKEGNSLYVWKMFDAVKLRGFQVGDAMVSEKHPGFIVNVGNATVADMHAVINECKKRVKDEYDVDLELEWRVIK from the coding sequence ATGACTGAATATTTTGTAATGAAAGATGCTTCATTGAAGCGATACAACACATTAAGATTAGATGTGAAAGCTGCACTTGTTGTTTTACCACAATCCGTTGAGGGGATGGTGGCTGCACTTCGTGACTTCAAAGATCGCGAAATTGTAATTATTGGTAATGGTTCCAACATGATGTTTGATCGTGATCACTATGATGAAAACACCGTATTTATTGTTACAATCTTACTCAATGATATTGAACTCGTAAACGGAGAAATCGTAACTGAAGCGGGAACGCGTTTGAATCGTCTGGCGTGGTTTGCGTGTGAACAATCCTTAGGGGGTCTTGAATTCTGTGAAGATATTCCAGGAACCATGGGTGGTGCACTAATTATGAATGCAGGGCAATGGCAATATGCTATTGGGCAATATGTTAAATGGGTGGATGTCTATAATTTTGAAACGGATGCTGTAGAGCGTATTATTCCCGATGAGGATTTCTTTGCGTACCGTCACTCAAAGTTAACGCAAATGCCTGTATTTATTCTTCGTGCCGGATTGGAGGCACGTGAAGGTGATTATAACGAAGCATTGGAAAAAATGCTCTATTATCGTCATGAACGCTATGTAAAGCAACCACGTAATTTTGCGAATGCTGGAAGTGTGTTTAAACGACCTAAAGACAAAGAGGGGAACTCCCTTTATGTATGGAAGATGTTTGATGCAGTTAAACTCCGTGGATTCCAAGTTGGCGATGCAATGGTTTCAGAAAAACATCCTGGTTTCATTGTTAATGTTGGAAATGCAACAGTTGCCGATATGCATGCTGTGATCAATGAATGCAAAAAACGTGTTAAAGATGAATATGATGTTGATTTAGAATTAGAATGGCGAGTCATTAAGTAG